TTCTGTTGAGACGGTCCAGTTTGTTTGAATGCACATTCAGGTGGTCCAGCATCTTCTTTTCTGTTTGCTTACAGTCCTCCACCTCAGTCTGGATGAGGGCCGTCTCTGGGCCAGAGGCGGGGGAGCAGGCAGAGGTGCAGAGGAGCTCAAGGACGGACATCTGCTTCTGCATCCCATCTAAGTCAGCCTCCACCCTCCTCCGGATGCTGTCGATCTCCGTCTCCAACGCCGGCACCACTTGCCCCTCTAGCAGCGCCGGTGCCGTGGCATTGCTCAACTCCTCAACTGCCACAAACAAACGTCGCTCCAGTGTCTTTAGCTTATCGTCTAACAAAGTGTTAAACCCATCCAGCGAGCCAAACTCGTCTCGGTGTTCAGAGGTGTTAATTTTACCCTCCATGTCCACCAGCCGGGTCTCCAGTAGGGTCTCGATGTGGAGCGTCTGGTCAGTCAGGTCCACTTGCAGCTGTCTTTGGAACGCGGTCAGGCCTGTGATCGAGTCCTCCAGCTGGAACATCCTCTGGGTCAGGCTGTTTATCTCGCCGCAGCAGCTCTCGGTCACCGTCAGACCCTGGATCTGTGCCTGAAGTTCACCCAGCTCTTTCCTCAAGCCCGTCTCACGGCCGTCCAGCGAGAGTTGGATCTGTTCTTGACCTGTTAGGTGCTCTTTGTGACACTGCTGCTGAACCTAGGGACAGAACACAGGAAACCTTATTTTAACAACTGGAAGGATTAGGTGAAGCAGTTTTGTATCATAGATAACGGTATACAGAACAAAGTAACAGAACACAGACATAACATCTCCATCTccacatttccataatgaccagcgcaatccaccaagagcagcgcaaattaccgcctgctttaagacatgctttttttgggcgTTAAAAAGTGGCGCAAATACCAGTGAATTGACGAGCGCAaatcttattaaaaaaatcttaatattattttttaaatagcatttattagaaatgaCTTATCTGTGCCCTTGtaatcttaaatcaagaagctCTTCTTGAGCTTAGATAAATGTCAAAATAGGAAAGAAAAGTCAGTAGCCATTTCTGGTTCATGCTGACTTGAATTAGAACAAATACAATTGACATTACTCACAATGTTCCAACTAGTTCTTGACGTAAAATTCAGTGATCATCTCACCTGACCGATTCTCTCATCACAGTGGCTCTCCAGACCCGTCAGTCTCCTCTCAAAGCCATCGAGGACTTCCTCTCTCACCCCGGCCAATCTGGAGTCCAGAAATTCCTCTAGATGTCTCTGATCTGCAGGGACAGGTCTCCCTGTGGCCGTGTCTATCAGCTTCTTCAGCTGGCCATCGTGTCCAATCACCATCCCACGGATCTCGTCCAACATGTCGCTCTTGGTCCTCAGCTCATCTTTGACCTCCATCACCCTTCCCACCAGCTCTCCAAACCCAGGCAGGCTCTCCTCGCCGTCTAAGCCATTCGGCATGCCCTCTGGGATCACCCCGAAGCCTACAGAGGTGTCCAGCAGCCGAGGGACGCCACCGAGCAAAGTGGTCAGCATCTTCTTGGTGTCCTCACGAAGAGAGACTCGCAGACGTTCCTCCATGCCAGTCACCAAGCCATTCAGGGTGTCCAGATCTTGAGAGAGTTTGCGAAGGTTTTCTTCAATGCGGTCTAAACGTTCACCAGAGACTCCCGCCTTCGGACCTTAGAGGTAGAGGTGAGTAAAAGATAACTTTTACAACTACATTTAGGAAGTTAGAAAGGCATTCAGGGCTTCCCAAACAGGGTTTGTAAGGGACCTGCAGGGGAGTTGTAAAAATCTAATTATATCcaaatgtaaaactaaaataaataaattgtgctgCATGATAATAACATAAATGTGGTAAACTACATCTCTGCATGTGCTGTGAgtttaacatgcatttaggAACACAACATGCTCTAGGAATTATACCTTCACATAATTtccaatatttttgtgcacaGATGTTTACAGAATTTCAGCTGTATCttgcctaaataaataaataaataaagaggatttaaaatgtttaaagctTGAGAGTTTGAATTTTGAAAGCAATGAATTTAAATTAGCGCTGTCAaaagattaatcgcatccaaaataagcgtttttgtttgcataatatatgtgctctgtgtaatttattatgtatatataaatacacatacatgcagtatatacagtattttgaaaatatttacatgtatttgcatgtctatatatacagtattcatataatttatattataaataaatatatttaatatataaacataacatttttctgaaatatatacatgcatgtgtgtgtatttatatatacaaaaataaatatacacagtacacacacatacagtatattatgcaaacagaatcttttattttggatgtgattaattgcaattaatcgttttacagcactaatttaaagaCATAGATACTATTATTGTTACttttagtgaaaaataaaatt
This sequence is a window from Onychostoma macrolepis isolate SWU-2019 chromosome 23, ASM1243209v1, whole genome shotgun sequence. Protein-coding genes within it:
- the LOC131532305 gene encoding EMILIN-3 isoform X1; the protein is MSGIFACGGLLLVMLLLTSVDARGTLYGSPYRYNLHKSGSVPQYNPGKPTGHHKNFCAYVVQKNITCVMQDGVATYVKPEYTTKCIWGQKCPVLMYRTLFKPQYKVGYKTITELEWRCCPGFSGESCGDGSTSDPDAMIPPFKGSFPRPGVKGYPRGHPNIPFPFPGGHPDNKPIPSGFLPPETPKTSYGPKAGVSGERLDRIEENLRKLSQDLDTLNGLVTGMEERLRVSLREDTKKMLTTLLGGVPRLLDTSVGFGVIPEGMPNGLDGEESLPGFGELVGRVMEVKDELRTKSDMLDEIRGMVIGHDGQLKKLIDTATGRPVPADQRHLEEFLDSRLAGVREEVLDGFERRLTGLESHCDERIGQVQQQCHKEHLTGQEQIQLSLDGRETGLRKELGELQAQIQGLTVTESCCGEINSLTQRMFQLEDSITGLTAFQRQLQVDLTDQTLHIETLLETRLVDMEGKINTSEHRDEFGSLDGFNTLLDDKLKTLERRLFVAVEELSNATAPALLEGQVVPALETEIDSIRRRVEADLDGMQKQMSVLELLCTSACSPASGPETALIQTEVEDCKQTEKKMLDHLNVHSNKLDRLNRTLQGILSQLSQEDIEGSIQGEITLLKINVNSVNRTLKGLRDSVSLFAREVGQVNSTWQERENRLVTQVQGISDLVERQATMLGSGERRLIQLKAELQSLRRRLAGELQGCRSTTQGMQQEVMGVESRITQVEGQCGGLGELADDLERIRGELERHSDSFLAQVNGTLVSHSEQLVELKDGLKDCMSKTDPARQQGDGQ
- the LOC131532305 gene encoding EMILIN-3 isoform X2, translating into MWKYRTLFKPQYKVGYKTITELEWRCCPGFSGESCGDGSTSDPDAMIPPFKGSFPRPGVKGYPRGHPNIPFPFPGGHPDNKPIPSGFLPPETPKTSYGPKAGVSGERLDRIEENLRKLSQDLDTLNGLVTGMEERLRVSLREDTKKMLTTLLGGVPRLLDTSVGFGVIPEGMPNGLDGEESLPGFGELVGRVMEVKDELRTKSDMLDEIRGMVIGHDGQLKKLIDTATGRPVPADQRHLEEFLDSRLAGVREEVLDGFERRLTGLESHCDERIGQVQQQCHKEHLTGQEQIQLSLDGRETGLRKELGELQAQIQGLTVTESCCGEINSLTQRMFQLEDSITGLTAFQRQLQVDLTDQTLHIETLLETRLVDMEGKINTSEHRDEFGSLDGFNTLLDDKLKTLERRLFVAVEELSNATAPALLEGQVVPALETEIDSIRRRVEADLDGMQKQMSVLELLCTSACSPASGPETALIQTEVEDCKQTEKKMLDHLNVHSNKLDRLNRTLQGILSQLSQEDIEGSIQGEITLLKINVNSVNRTLKGLRDSVSLFAREVGQVNSTWQERENRLVTQVQGISDLVERQATMLGSGERRLIQLKAELQSLRRRLAGELQGCRSTTQGMQQEVMGVESRITQVEGQCGGLGELADDLERIRGELERHSDSFLAQVNGTLVSHSEQLVELKDGLKDCMSKTDPARQQGDGQ